The Prionailurus bengalensis isolate Pbe53 chromosome A3, Fcat_Pben_1.1_paternal_pri, whole genome shotgun sequence genome includes a window with the following:
- the INSM1 gene encoding insulinoma-associated protein 1 — MPRGFLVKRSKKSTPVSYRVRGGEDGDRALLLSPGCGGARASPPAQSPGPGPLLPPAERAHAALAAALACAPGPPPPPPGPRAAHFGNPEAAHPAPLYSPTRPVSREHEKHKYFERSFNLGSPVSAESFPTPAALLGGGGGGANGTGGGGGTCGGDPLLFAPAELKMGTAFSAGAEAARGPGPGPPLPPAASLRPPGKRPAPPAAAEPPAKVAKAPGAKKPKAIRKLHFEDEVTTSPVLGLKIKEGPVEAPRGRAGGAARPLGEFICQLCKEEYADPFALAQHKCSRIVRVEYRCPECAKVFSCPANLASHRRWHKPRPAPAAARASEPETAARAEAREATGGGSDRDTPSPGGVSESGSEDGLYECHHCAKKFRRQAYLRKHLLAHHQALQAKGAPPAPPAEDLLALYPGPDEKAPQEAAGDGEAAGVLGLSASSECHLCPVCGETFPSKGAQERHLRLLHAAQVFPCKYCPATFYSSPGLTRHINKCHPSENRQVILLQVPVRPAC; from the coding sequence ATGCCCCGCGGCTTCCTGGTGAAGCGCAGCAAGAAGTCCACGCCCGTGTCCTACCGGGTCCGCGGCGGCGAGGACGGCGACCGCGCGCTGCTGCTCTCTCCTGGCTGCGGGGGCGCCCGCGCGTCGcccccagcgcagagcccggggCCGGGACCGTTGCTGCCGCCCGCCGAGCGCGCCCATGCGGCGCTCGCTGCCGCGCTCGCCTGCGCGCCgggcccgccgccgcccccgccgggCCCGCGGGCCGCGCACTTCGGCAACCCGGAGGCCGCGCACCCGGCGCCGCTCTACAGCCCCACGCGGCCCGTGAGCCGGGAGCACGAGAAGCACAAGTACTTCGAGCGCAGTTTCAACCTCGGGTCGCCGGTCTCGGCCGAATCCTTCCCTACGCCCGCCGCTCTGctcggaggcggcggcggcggtgcgAATGGcaccggcggcggcggcggcacctGCGGCGGCGACCCACTGCTCTTCGCTCCCGCAGAGCTCAAGATGGGCACGGCGTTCTCCGCGGGCGCTGAGGCGGCCCGCGGCCCAGGGCCCGGCCCCCCGCTGCCCCCCGCCGCCTCCCTGCGGCCCCCGGGCAAGCGCCCTGCACCCCCCGCCGCCGCCGAGCCGCCCGCCAAGGTAGCCAAGGCCCCGGGCGCCAAGAAGCCCAAAGCCATCCGTAAGCTGCACTTCGAGGACGAGGTGACCACGTCGCCTGTGCTGGGGCTCAAGATCAAAGAGGGCCCGGTGGAGGCgccgcggggccgggcggggggcgcggcGCGGCCGTTAGGCGAGTTCATCTGCCAGCTTTGCAAGGAGGAGTACGCCGACCCGTTCGCGCTGGCGCAGCACAAGTGCTCGCGCATCGTGCGCGTGGAGTACCGCTGCCCCGAGTGCGCCAAGGTGTTCAGCTGCCCCGCCAACCTGGCCTCGCACCGCCGCTGGCACAAACCGCGGCCtgcgcccgccgccgcccgcgcgtCCGAGCCTGAAACCGCTGCCAGGGCTGAGGCGCGGGAGGCGACAGGCGGCGGCAGCGACCGCGACACGCCGAGCCCCGGCGGCGTGTCCGAGTCGGGCTCCGAGGACGGGCTCTACGAGTGCCACCACTGCGCCAAGAAGTTCCGCCGCCAGGCCTATCTGCGCAAGCACCTGCTGGCGCACCACCAGGCGTTGCAGGCCAAGGGCGCGCCGCCCGCGCCTCCAGCCGAGGACCTACTGGCCTTGTACCCTGGGCCCGACGAGAAGGCGCCCCAGGAGGCGGCCGGCGACGGCGAGGCGGCCGGAGTGCTGGGCCTGAGTGCGTCCTCCGAGTGCCACCTGTGCCCAGTGTGCGGGGAGACGTTCCCCAGCAAGGGCGCCCAGGAGCGCCACCTGCGCCTGCTGCACGCCGCCCAGGTGTTCCCCTGCAAGTACTGCCCGGCCACCTTCTACAGCTCGCCTGGTCTCACGCGGCACATCAACAAGTGCCACCCGTCCGAGAACCGACAGGTGATCCTCCTGCAGGTGCCCGTGCGTCCGGCCTGCTAG